The Fulvitalea axinellae region AGTGATTAATAACCGAATGGGAAAACTAGGCGGTACAGGAGGAGTGGTAAGCTTGGATAAAGACGGGAGAGTGGCTTTCAGCTTTAATACCAGCGGAATGTTCAGGGGCTATAAATCATCCAATGGAACGTTTCAGACTCTATTGTTTAAGTGATTTCATCGTTAAGATCTGTTGTTTGCCTCTTGGTAAGATATTCGGAATTGGGCCGGGGTTTGACGGTAATGTTTTTTGAATGCTTTCACAAAATATGAGTCGTCTGCGTAGCCCAATTCCCCTGCTATTTCTTTTACGCTGTGGGGGGTAAATTGAAGCATTCTGGCCGCTTCGTTAAGAACGTATTTTTCAATAAACTGGGCGGGTGAAAACCCCGTCATTTCTTTAACGGCATTATAGAGTTTTCGTGTTGATACGCCTAGCTCTGATGTATAAAACGGCAGGTATTTTTGTTCAACGCAATACGTTCCGACCAAATCAATAAACCGTTCGAGTAAATCGTAATTCTGTCTACTAAAGTCGTTTTTTTGATTTGATTCTTTTTGTCTAAAGTTCTCAATTTTGGTTAGTAAAATCTGAAGGTAACTCTGCATGACTTTGGGTTTCCCGAAAAAGTCTTTTCCTGTGAAATATCTATAAAGCAATCCGCACTCTTCCGAAAAAAGAGAGGCTTCAGATTCTGGGATACGCAGGTATGTGTGTACGGGCAAACGGCATAATAGCCCAGTTTTATATTGGACACTTTCCAGAAAAATATCTGAAAAATCGATTAAATATCCATCTATATCACCTTCGCATCTTAGATGATGTACTTGGTGGGGAAGGATCAGATATAAGCATCTGTCTTTGATTGGGTATATTTCCTGT contains the following coding sequences:
- a CDS encoding helix-turn-helix transcriptional regulator, encoding MPKDRIHKNLIQLYGDFKIKRLKGPKEDFLSSHALKPHRHDYFQIIWIRKGAGSHLLEQEIYPIKDRCLYLILPHQVHHLRCEGDIDGYLIDFSDIFLESVQYKTGLLCRLPVHTYLRIPESEASLFSEECGLLYRYFTGKDFFGKPKVMQSYLQILLTKIENFRQKESNQKNDFSRQNYDLLERFIDLVGTYCVEQKYLPFYTSELGVSTRKLYNAVKEMTGFSPAQFIEKYVLNEAARMLQFTPHSVKEIAGELGYADDSYFVKAFKKHYRQTPAQFRISYQEANNRS